In a genomic window of Salminus brasiliensis chromosome 12, fSalBra1.hap2, whole genome shotgun sequence:
- the LOC140574262 gene encoding histone H3 codes for MARTKQTARKSTGGKAPRKQLATKAARKSAPATGGVKKPHRYRPGTVALREIRRYQKSTELLIRKLPFQRLVREIAQDFKTDLRFQSSAVMALQEASEAYLVGLFEDTNLCAIHAKRVTIMPKDIQLARRIRGERA; via the coding sequence atggcaagaaccaagcaAACAGCCCGTAAATCCACCGGTGGCAAGGCCCCGAGGAAGCAGCTCGCCACCAAGGCTGCCCGCAAGAGCGCCCCCGCCACCGGCGGCGTAAAGAAGCCTCACCGTTACAGGCCCGGCACCGTGGCTCTGCGGGAGATCCGCCGCTATCAGAAGTCGACGGAGCTGCTGATCCGCAAGCTACCCTTCCAGCGGCTAGTGCGTGAGATCGCTCAGGATTTCAAGACCGATCTCCGCTTCCAGAGCTCCGCCGTCATGGCCCTGCAGGAGGCTAGCGAGGCATACTTGGTGGGTCTATTTGAAGATACTAACCTGTGTGCTATCCACGCCAAGAGAGTCACCATCATGCCTAAAGACATCCAGCTGGCCCGCCGTATTCGCGGAGAGCGCGCTTAA
- the LOC140573654 gene encoding histone H1-like translates to MAEVAPAPAASAPAKAPKKKAAARPKKAGPSVGELIVKAVSASKERSGVSLAALKKALAAGGYDVEKNNSRVKLAVKSLVTKGTLVQTKGTGASGSFKLNKKQTEAKKKPAAKKPAPKAKKPAAKKPAAAKKPKKVAAKKPTAAKKSPKKAKKPVAAAKKAAKSPKKAKKPVPPKKATKSPKKAKAVKPKAAKPKAAKAKKAAPKKK, encoded by the coding sequence atggcagaagtcgctccagccccagccgccTCGGCGCCCGCCAAGGCCCCCAAGAAGAAGGCCGCCGCCCGCCCCAAGAAAGCCGGCCCCAGCGTCGGCGAGCTCATCGTCAAGGCCGTCTCTGCGTCCAAGGAGAGGAgcggcgtgtctctcgccgcccTGAAGAAAGCCCTGGCTGCCGGCGGCTACGACGTCGAGAAGAACAACTCACGCGTTAAGCTCGCCGTCAAGAGCCTCGTCACCAAGGGCACTCTGGTGCAGACCAAAGGCACCGGCGCGTCGGGCTCTTTCAAGCTTAACAAGAAGCAGACCGAGGCTaagaagaagccggccgccaagaagccggcacctaaagctaagaagccggccgccaagaaaccagccgcggccaagaagcccaagaaggtagcagccaagaaacccactgcggctaagaaatcccccaagaaggccaagaagcccgtcgcggccgctaagaaggcagcgaaaagccccaagaaggccaagaagccggTGCCTCCCAAAAAGGCGACCAAGAGCCCAAAGAAAGCCAAAGCGGTCAAGCCTAAAGCAGCTAAGCCCAAAGCGGCGAAGGCGAAAAAGGCTGCCCCTAAGAAGAAGTAA